A part of Pararoseomonas sp. SCSIO 73927 genomic DNA contains:
- a CDS encoding N-acetylmuramoyl-L-alanine amidase has product MGPTLPRRGLLVAALAALAAPGLAAAESASLGGDGGAARLVLPGAAGSAWRLTAASRPARLVLSLPSHDWEGPRSLHGAGPVRAASWDARARRLVIDLSGPVAMPDVSREGGALVLSIRPGPAAAFARMAGPGRPIATGQGAPRPVVVLDPGHGGKDPGTIGATGTYEKRIVLAAAQEMKRRLEAGGRCRVLLTRSRDTFVPLARRVEFARRSRAVLFVSIHADSAPGARGASVYTLSETASDALSAALARRENAADSAGGLNLPPVPADVQRILLSLVRQETRQGSARLAGMAVSALRPRVPLLPNTHRQAAFAVLKSPDVPSMLVEIGFLSDRRDEAQLKRPEHRAVVAAALAGAVEDYLERPGLGVASVG; this is encoded by the coding sequence ATGGGACCGACTCTTCCGCGCCGCGGCCTGCTGGTCGCCGCGCTCGCCGCGCTGGCGGCACCCGGCCTGGCGGCCGCCGAATCGGCGAGCCTGGGCGGGGATGGCGGGGCCGCCCGCTTGGTTCTGCCCGGCGCCGCCGGTAGCGCCTGGCGCCTGACCGCCGCTTCCCGGCCAGCGCGCCTAGTCCTCAGCCTGCCCAGCCACGACTGGGAGGGGCCGCGGAGCCTGCACGGCGCCGGCCCCGTCCGCGCCGCGAGCTGGGACGCCCGCGCCCGGCGGCTGGTGATCGACCTTTCCGGCCCCGTGGCGATGCCGGATGTCTCGAGGGAAGGGGGGGCGCTCGTCCTCTCTATCCGCCCGGGGCCTGCCGCCGCCTTCGCGCGCATGGCCGGGCCCGGCCGCCCGATCGCCACGGGCCAGGGGGCGCCGCGCCCTGTGGTGGTGCTGGACCCCGGCCATGGCGGCAAGGACCCCGGCACCATCGGCGCCACCGGCACCTATGAGAAGCGCATCGTCCTCGCCGCCGCGCAGGAGATGAAGCGGCGGCTGGAGGCGGGCGGGCGGTGCCGCGTCCTCCTCACCCGTAGTCGCGACACCTTCGTGCCGCTGGCCCGGCGGGTGGAGTTCGCCCGCCGCAGCCGGGCGGTGCTCTTCGTCTCCATCCACGCGGATTCCGCGCCCGGCGCGCGGGGCGCGAGCGTCTACACCCTCTCGGAGACCGCCTCCGACGCGCTCTCGGCCGCGCTCGCCCGGCGGGAGAACGCGGCGGATTCGGCCGGCGGGCTGAACCTGCCCCCCGTGCCGGCGGACGTGCAGCGCATCCTCCTCAGCCTCGTGCGGCAGGAGACGCGGCAGGGCTCCGCACGGCTGGCGGGCATGGCGGTCAGCGCGCTGCGCCCGCGCGTGCCGCTGCTGCCGAACACCCACCGCCAGGCCGCCTTCGCCGTGCTGAAGTCGCCCGACGTGCCCTCCATGCTGGTGGAGATCGGCTTCCTCTCGGACCGGCGGGACGAGGCGCAGCTGAAGCGGCCGGAGCACCGGGCGGTGGTGGCCGCCGCCCTCGCTGGGGCGGTGGAGGACTACCTGGAGCGCCCGGGGCTGGGCGTGGCCTCCGTGGGATAG
- a CDS encoding PBP1A family penicillin-binding protein produces the protein MASRDLRAERPLVGERRPRDGSAPADHNGDPMDIPPVPPARPARKRERPRRGIWLRRTAGFVVAVGMIGVIFGSIAAYGVWRTATADLPDHAWLSDYQPPQMSRIYAADSRLMAEMALERRVFVPIAAIPRRVQQAFVSAEDQRFWDHHGVDPIGIARAVMTNLEQMGTGRRAGGASTITQQVAKNMLVGADRTIMRKIREAILAHRLEQAMSKERILEIYLNEIFLGAQAYGVAAAAQNYFNKGLDELTLGETAFLAVLPKAPNNYNPARFPEAAKARRDWVLDRMVEDGAVTRQEADAAKQEPIQYRGRARPDMVAVGQYFTEEVRRDLNARFGPEQTTMGGLVVRTSMDPKLQDATERALRNHLMAYDRRRGAWRGAVTKVSAAPADWMPALEGVQRVSGMLPEWRLAVVLEVGAREARLGWAERPGGPRSPAQPREGRLAMEDVAWSRVQREGTRAVGARRMADIVTPGDVVMVETVGGNQAAAQGRAPARERLALRQMPQVEGAVVALDPATGRVLAMSGGFNFDRSWFNRATQAMRQPGSSFKPFVYVTALEQGIPPNQQLLDAPFEMATPQGVWRPGNYSGNSNGWVTMRTAVEKSLNQVTVRLAQEIGIDKVAETARRFGVIPNMPRVLSMSLGAGETTVMRMAAGYASFANGGRRVEPSLIDSVQDRFGHVVWRNDARRCVGCDRDVAAGPPQLEDQRPQVVDPIAAYQMVSILQGATTRGTGVAAAKGLNRPVAGKTGTTNDYFDNWFVGFTPDIVVAVWVGFDDPHSLGEGETGGGNAAPIFNEVVQAALADSPPVPFRAPPGVALVRVSTSNGQSILEPFRPGTESAARPPMGGNVGSGGGGGDGAYGGGGGSGGATASAVDSSLGGLY, from the coding sequence ATGGCTTCCAGAGATCTCCGCGCCGAACGCCCCCTGGTGGGCGAGCGCCGCCCCCGGGACGGCTCCGCTCCCGCGGACCACAACGGGGATCCCATGGACATCCCGCCGGTGCCGCCCGCGCGCCCGGCCCGGAAGCGGGAGCGCCCGCGCCGGGGGATCTGGCTGCGGCGCACCGCCGGCTTCGTCGTCGCCGTCGGGATGATCGGCGTGATCTTCGGCTCCATCGCTGCCTACGGCGTGTGGCGCACCGCCACCGCGGACCTGCCGGACCACGCCTGGCTGTCGGACTACCAGCCGCCGCAGATGTCGCGCATCTACGCCGCCGACAGCCGGCTGATGGCGGAGATGGCGCTGGAGCGCCGCGTCTTCGTGCCGATCGCGGCCATTCCCCGGCGCGTGCAGCAGGCCTTCGTCTCGGCGGAGGACCAGCGGTTCTGGGACCACCACGGCGTCGATCCCATCGGCATCGCGCGCGCGGTGATGACGAACCTGGAGCAGATGGGAACGGGGCGGCGCGCCGGCGGCGCCTCCACCATCACCCAGCAGGTCGCGAAGAACATGCTGGTGGGCGCGGACCGCACCATCATGCGCAAGATCCGGGAGGCCATCCTGGCGCACCGCCTGGAGCAGGCGATGAGCAAGGAGCGCATTCTCGAGATCTACCTGAACGAGATCTTCCTCGGCGCCCAGGCCTACGGCGTGGCCGCCGCCGCGCAGAACTACTTCAACAAGGGCCTGGACGAGCTGACGCTGGGCGAGACCGCCTTTCTGGCGGTGCTGCCCAAGGCGCCGAACAACTACAACCCCGCCCGCTTCCCAGAGGCCGCGAAGGCCCGGCGCGACTGGGTGCTGGACCGCATGGTGGAGGACGGGGCCGTCACTCGGCAGGAAGCCGATGCGGCCAAGCAGGAGCCGATCCAGTACCGCGGCCGCGCCCGGCCGGACATGGTGGCGGTGGGCCAGTACTTCACCGAGGAGGTGCGCCGCGACCTGAACGCCCGCTTCGGGCCGGAGCAGACGACCATGGGCGGCCTCGTGGTCCGCACCTCCATGGACCCGAAGCTGCAGGACGCCACCGAGAGGGCGTTGCGCAACCACCTGATGGCCTATGACCGCCGCCGCGGCGCCTGGCGCGGCGCGGTGACGAAGGTCTCCGCCGCCCCGGCCGACTGGATGCCGGCGCTGGAGGGCGTGCAGCGCGTCTCCGGCATGCTGCCGGAGTGGCGCCTGGCCGTGGTGCTGGAGGTGGGCGCGCGCGAGGCCCGGCTGGGCTGGGCCGAGCGCCCCGGCGGCCCCCGCTCCCCCGCCCAGCCGCGCGAGGGCCGGCTGGCGATGGAGGACGTGGCGTGGAGCCGCGTGCAGCGCGAGGGAACCCGCGCGGTCGGCGCCCGCCGCATGGCCGATATCGTGACCCCCGGCGACGTGGTGATGGTGGAGACGGTCGGCGGCAATCAGGCGGCGGCGCAGGGCCGCGCCCCGGCGCGGGAGCGGCTGGCGCTGCGCCAGATGCCGCAGGTGGAGGGCGCGGTGGTCGCGCTCGATCCCGCCACGGGCCGCGTGCTGGCCATGTCCGGCGGCTTCAACTTCGACCGGTCCTGGTTCAACCGCGCCACCCAGGCGATGCGGCAGCCCGGATCGTCCTTCAAGCCCTTCGTCTATGTCACGGCGCTGGAGCAGGGCATCCCGCCGAACCAGCAGCTGCTGGACGCGCCTTTCGAGATGGCGACGCCTCAGGGCGTCTGGCGCCCCGGCAACTACAGCGGCAACTCCAACGGCTGGGTGACCATGCGCACCGCCGTGGAGAAGTCCCTGAACCAGGTGACGGTGCGGCTGGCGCAGGAGATCGGCATCGACAAGGTGGCCGAGACCGCCCGGCGCTTCGGGGTGATCCCGAACATGCCGCGCGTCCTCTCCATGTCGCTCGGCGCCGGAGAGACGACGGTGATGCGGATGGCCGCCGGCTACGCCTCCTTCGCCAATGGCGGCAGGCGGGTGGAGCCGAGCCTCATCGACAGCGTGCAGGACCGCTTCGGCCACGTGGTCTGGCGCAACGACGCCCGGCGCTGCGTGGGCTGCGACCGCGACGTCGCCGCCGGCCCGCCCCAGCTGGAGGACCAGCGGCCGCAGGTGGTGGACCCGATCGCGGCCTATCAGATGGTCTCCATCCTGCAGGGCGCGACCACGCGCGGCACGGGCGTGGCGGCGGCCAAGGGCCTGAACCGCCCCGTGGCGGGCAAGACGGGCACGACGAACGACTACTTCGACAACTGGTTCGTCGGCTTCACGCCGGACATCGTGGTGGCGGTGTGGGTGGGCTTCGACGACCCGCACAGCCTCGGCGAGGGCGAGACGGGCGGCGGCAACGCGGCCCCGATCTTCAACGAGGTGGTGCAGGCGGCGCTGGCCGACAGCCCGCCCGTGCCCTTCCGCGCCCCGCCCGGGGTGGCCCTGGTCCGCGTCTCCACGAGCAACGGCCAGTCCATCCTGGAGCCCTTCAGGCCCGGCACGGAGAGCGCGGCCCGGCCGCCGATGGGCGGCAATGTCGGCTCCGGCGGCGGCGGGGGCGACGGTGCCTATGGCGGGGGCGGCGGATCGGGCGGGGCCACGGCCTCCGCCGTGGACAGCAGCCTGGGCGGGCTCTACTAG
- the prfB gene encoding peptide chain release factor 2 — MRADAEGLKAQIADSVALLRRHLNWDAATVRLHELNARAEDPSLWNDAAEAQKLMRERTRLSDQIDGVKRLEGDVQDALDLIELAEAEDDGGTADAAVADLHRLAAEAKRREIESLLSGEADANDAYVEVNSGAGGTDAQDWAEMMLRMYTRWAEAKGYKVAITEQSEGDEAGIKSATIQVSGPNAYGWLKTEMGVHRLVRISPFGGNDKRQTSFASVYVYPVIDDKIQVDINPADLRTDTFRASGAGGQHVNKTESGVRFTHIPTGIVVASTQDRSQHRNRAIAMDMLRARLYELELQKREAVSAATEAGKTDIGWGHQIRSYVLQPYQMVKDLRTGVEKGNPAAVLDGDLDEFMAAALATRVGATRSEASASAR; from the coding sequence ATGCGTGCCGATGCCGAGGGCCTGAAGGCCCAGATCGCCGACAGCGTCGCCCTGCTGCGCCGCCACCTGAACTGGGACGCCGCCACCGTGCGCCTGCACGAGCTGAACGCGCGCGCCGAGGACCCCTCCCTCTGGAACGACGCCGCCGAGGCGCAGAAGCTGATGCGCGAGCGCACGCGCCTGTCCGACCAGATCGACGGCGTGAAGAGGCTGGAGGGGGACGTTCAGGACGCGCTGGACCTGATCGAGCTGGCCGAGGCAGAGGATGATGGCGGCACCGCCGACGCCGCCGTGGCCGACCTGCACCGCCTGGCCGCGGAGGCGAAGCGGCGCGAGATCGAGAGCCTGCTCTCCGGCGAGGCCGATGCCAACGACGCCTATGTGGAGGTGAACTCCGGCGCCGGCGGCACGGACGCGCAGGACTGGGCGGAGATGATGCTCCGCATGTACACGCGCTGGGCCGAGGCGAAGGGCTACAAGGTCGCGATCACCGAGCAGAGCGAGGGTGACGAGGCCGGGATCAAGTCCGCCACCATCCAGGTCTCCGGTCCCAATGCCTATGGCTGGCTGAAGACCGAGATGGGCGTGCACCGGCTTGTCCGCATCTCGCCCTTCGGCGGCAACGACAAGCGGCAGACGAGCTTCGCCTCCGTCTACGTCTACCCCGTGATCGACGACAAGATTCAGGTGGACATCAACCCTGCCGACCTGCGCACCGACACCTTCCGCGCATCGGGCGCCGGCGGCCAGCACGTGAACAAGACGGAATCCGGCGTGCGCTTCACCCATATCCCGACGGGGATCGTGGTGGCCTCCACCCAGGACCGGTCCCAGCACCGCAACCGCGCCATCGCGATGGATATGCTGCGCGCCCGCCTCTACGAGCTGGAGCTGCAGAAGCGCGAGGCGGTCTCCGCAGCCACCGAGGCGGGGAAGACCGATATCGGCTGGGGCCACCAGATCCGGTCCTACGTGCTGCAGCCCTACCAGATGGTGAAGGACCTGCGGACGGGGGTGGAGAAGGGCAACCCGGCCGCCGTGCTCGACGGCGACCTGGACGAGTTCATGGCGGCGGCACTCGCCACCCGCGTGGGCGCCACGCGGTCCGAGGCGAGCGCCAGCGCGCGCTGA
- a CDS encoding DUF3592 domain-containing protein codes for MNPVAIVFWGFMIGVPALATTALVRARLRQRGWVRAEARGVDPEDPSNPHGRGYDVAFQGPSGPVTATLSGPRPAQRNAPHRGEAVLVAYDPADPRRVELVGPWQRGLLVVWPTVLGLVLLGFLLWLRSRP; via the coding sequence GTGAACCCCGTCGCGATCGTCTTCTGGGGTTTCATGATCGGCGTGCCGGCGCTTGCCACCACCGCGCTGGTCCGCGCCCGCCTGCGGCAGCGGGGTTGGGTGCGGGCGGAGGCGCGCGGGGTTGATCCCGAGGACCCGTCCAACCCCCACGGGCGCGGCTACGACGTGGCTTTCCAAGGACCATCCGGCCCCGTCACCGCGACCCTGAGCGGCCCGCGTCCGGCCCAGCGCAACGCCCCGCATCGCGGGGAGGCGGTCCTCGTCGCCTACGACCCGGCCGACCCGCGCCGGGTGGAGCTGGTCGGCCCCTGGCAGCGGGGCCTGCTGGTGGTCTGGCCGACGGTCCTGGGACTGGTCCTCCTCGGATTCCTCCTTTGGCTGAGGTCGCGGCCGTGA
- a CDS encoding DUF1643 domain-containing protein: protein MSRPQDLHDPGGKVRLKIGAEVVSRAEFSPDGRYRTVLERRWDGLPFGSPGVCAWIMMNPSTADETVDDPTVRRARDFTRRWGFGAMVVLNAFALRATKPAMLLEAEDPVGPGNDAAIAEWAGRAERLVVAWGLPPKPLRWRAAQLAALLGAAGARPLALKVTADGQPGHPLYIAGTTEPVPWP, encoded by the coding sequence GTGAGCCGCCCGCAGGACCTGCACGATCCCGGCGGCAAGGTGCGCCTGAAGATCGGCGCCGAGGTGGTGAGCCGCGCGGAGTTCTCCCCCGATGGCCGTTACCGCACCGTGCTGGAACGCCGCTGGGACGGGCTGCCCTTCGGATCCCCCGGTGTCTGCGCCTGGATCATGATGAACCCCAGCACGGCGGACGAGACGGTGGACGACCCCACCGTACGCCGCGCGCGGGACTTCACGCGCCGCTGGGGCTTCGGGGCCATGGTGGTGCTGAACGCCTTCGCCCTGCGCGCCACGAAGCCTGCCATGCTGCTGGAGGCGGAGGACCCGGTGGGGCCGGGGAACGACGCGGCGATCGCCGAATGGGCGGGGCGGGCGGAACGGCTGGTCGTCGCCTGGGGCCTGCCGCCGAAGCCGCTGCGCTGGCGCGCGGCGCAGCTGGCCGCGCTGCTGGGGGCGGCGGGCGCGAGGCCGCTGGCGCTGAAGGTGACGGCGGATGGCCAGCCCGGCCATCCCCTCTACATCGCCGGCACAACCGAACCGGTGCCCTGGCCCTGA
- a CDS encoding tripartite tricarboxylate transporter substrate binding protein, producing the protein MIRRRELLAGLGAAAMPVAAGAQEGYPNRPITMMVGFAPGGGTDIVSRMLGPRIQEELGQPITVENRPGASGTLAAGVVARARPDGYTLLTGTVSTQCTVAPLMRPPPYDQLRDFTPIMLVGTLPLVMVVRAENPARDIAGLVRYAETRPDGLNYGTSGVASQQHLSSELMARRTGMRMTHIPFRGTGQSVNALLAGDVDVNIDTLATYLPYIRDGRMRALATTLPQRATALPETPTVQEQGFAGYDMSVWYMVLGPAGLPPEALRRLERAYARTLEDPGINRRLVEAGYIPGGGTAAAAAELVRRDAERLGRLVQEAGIRLE; encoded by the coding sequence ATGATCCGTAGGCGCGAGCTTCTCGCGGGCCTGGGCGCGGCGGCGATGCCCGTCGCCGCCGGCGCGCAGGAAGGCTACCCGAACCGTCCCATCACCATGATGGTCGGCTTCGCCCCGGGCGGCGGCACCGACATCGTCTCCCGCATGCTTGGCCCGCGCATCCAGGAGGAGCTGGGCCAGCCCATCACGGTGGAGAACCGCCCTGGCGCCAGCGGGACCCTCGCCGCCGGCGTCGTCGCGCGGGCGAGGCCGGACGGGTACACGCTGCTGACCGGGACGGTCAGCACGCAGTGCACCGTGGCGCCGCTGATGCGGCCGCCGCCCTACGACCAGCTGCGCGACTTCACCCCGATCATGCTGGTGGGCACCCTGCCGCTGGTGATGGTCGTGCGGGCCGAGAACCCGGCGCGCGACATCGCCGGGCTTGTCCGCTACGCCGAAACTCGCCCGGACGGGCTGAACTACGGCACGTCAGGCGTGGCCAGCCAGCAGCACCTGTCGAGCGAGCTGATGGCCCGCCGCACCGGCATGCGGATGACCCACATCCCCTTCCGCGGCACCGGCCAGTCCGTGAACGCTCTGCTGGCGGGGGATGTGGACGTGAACATCGACACCCTCGCCACCTACCTGCCCTATATCCGGGATGGGCGGATGCGGGCGCTGGCCACCACCCTGCCGCAGCGCGCCACCGCCCTGCCGGAGACGCCCACCGTGCAGGAGCAGGGCTTCGCCGGCTACGACATGTCCGTCTGGTACATGGTGCTCGGCCCGGCCGGGCTGCCGCCGGAGGCGCTGCGGCGGCTGGAGCGGGCCTATGCCCGCACCCTGGAGGATCCCGGCATCAACCGCCGGCTGGTGGAGGCGGGCTACATCCCCGGCGGCGGCACGGCGGCGGCGGCGGCCGAGCTGGTGCGGCGCGACGCCGAGCGCCTGGGGCGGCTGGTGCAGGAGGCCGGGATCAGGCTGGAATAG
- the bla gene encoding class A beta-lactamase → MIDRRVLLGLALGTALAPPVRAEEAFGGAPFAAAIRAAEEVGGGRLGVAVLDTGSGRRFSWRGEERFPLTSTFKMVLAAAILAEADAGRVSLDRRVPIAASDLLEYAPVTARHLGPEGMSLGELCEATVVWSDNPAANLLLPVIGGPAGLTAFARRLGDEEFRLDRTEPTLNEATPGDPRDTTTPDAMLGTAHRLLLGPALSPGSRARLTEWLVGCRTGDEKIRAGLPAGWRCGDKTGGGRHGTNNDVAILWPPERAPILVAAYLTGSAAPLAARNAALAAVGRAVAAAIPA, encoded by the coding sequence ATGATCGACAGGCGGGTGCTTCTCGGGCTGGCGCTGGGCACGGCCCTCGCGCCGCCCGTGCGGGCGGAGGAGGCCTTCGGCGGCGCCCCCTTCGCGGCGGCCATCCGCGCGGCGGAGGAGGTGGGTGGCGGCCGGCTGGGCGTGGCCGTGCTCGACACCGGCAGCGGCCGGCGCTTTTCCTGGCGCGGGGAGGAGCGCTTCCCCCTCACCAGCACCTTCAAGATGGTCCTCGCCGCCGCGATCCTGGCCGAGGCCGATGCGGGGCGGGTGAGCCTGGACCGCCGCGTCCCCATCGCGGCCTCTGACCTGCTGGAATACGCGCCCGTCACGGCCCGGCATCTCGGGCCGGAGGGGATGAGCCTCGGCGAGCTCTGCGAAGCCACGGTGGTCTGGAGCGACAACCCGGCCGCGAACCTCCTCCTCCCCGTGATCGGCGGCCCCGCCGGGCTCACCGCCTTCGCCCGGCGGCTGGGGGATGAGGAGTTCCGGCTGGACCGGACGGAGCCGACCCTGAACGAGGCCACCCCCGGCGACCCGCGCGACACCACGACGCCGGATGCCATGCTCGGCACGGCGCACCGCCTGCTGCTCGGCCCGGCCCTCTCGCCCGGATCCCGCGCGCGGCTGACGGAGTGGCTGGTGGGGTGCCGCACCGGGGACGAGAAGATCCGCGCCGGCCTGCCCGCGGGCTGGCGCTGCGGCGACAAGACCGGCGGCGGCCGGCACGGCACGAACAACGATGTCGCCATTCTCTGGCCACCCGAGCGGGCGCCGATCCTCGTCGCGGCCTACCTGACCGGGAGCGCGGCGCCGCTGGCCGCCCGCAACGCCGCGCTGGCGGCGGTGGGGCGGGCGGTGGCCGCCGCTATTCCAGCCTGA